A genome region from Pirellulales bacterium includes the following:
- a CDS encoding carbon-nitrogen hydrolase, translated as MSRPNRPSQGPGPDANSTSVAVALVQMSCTPRKEENVAKALARIGEAAAAGANIVCLQELFAGQYPCQSEDHARFAEAEPIPGPTSEALAAAAAQHRVVVVASLFERRAPGLYHNTAVIFDELGQTAGVYRKMHIPDDPLYYEKFYFTPGDLGFCSFATRFGQLGVCVCWDQWYPEAARLTALTGAEILFYPTAIGWHPSEKAEYGASQHAAWETMMRSHAIANGVFVIAVNRVGIEDNLEFWGGSFAADPNGNLLAKAGHDEETTLIVECDRARIDVVRTHWPFLRDRRIDAYGGLTERYLAPPPWEGAAARRTHER; from the coding sequence ATGAGCCGTCCAAACCGTCCGTCACAAGGCCCGGGGCCCGACGCGAACTCCACGTCGGTCGCCGTGGCGCTGGTGCAGATGAGCTGCACGCCGCGTAAAGAGGAAAACGTCGCCAAGGCGCTGGCGCGGATCGGCGAAGCGGCCGCCGCCGGGGCCAACATCGTCTGCCTGCAAGAGCTGTTCGCGGGACAGTACCCCTGCCAGAGCGAAGACCACGCGCGGTTTGCCGAGGCCGAGCCGATTCCCGGCCCGACGAGCGAGGCGCTCGCCGCGGCGGCCGCACAGCATCGCGTGGTCGTCGTCGCTTCGCTGTTCGAGCGCCGCGCGCCGGGTTTGTACCACAACACGGCCGTCATCTTCGACGAGCTGGGACAAACGGCCGGCGTGTATCGCAAAATGCACATCCCGGACGACCCGCTGTATTACGAGAAGTTCTACTTCACGCCGGGCGACCTGGGCTTTTGCAGCTTTGCCACGCGGTTCGGCCAGCTCGGAGTTTGCGTTTGCTGGGACCAGTGGTATCCCGAGGCCGCGCGGCTAACGGCACTGACCGGGGCCGAGATCCTGTTCTACCCCACGGCCATCGGCTGGCATCCCAGCGAAAAGGCCGAGTATGGCGCGAGCCAACACGCGGCCTGGGAGACGATGATGCGCTCGCACGCGATCGCCAACGGCGTGTTCGTCATCGCCGTCAATCGCGTCGGCATCGAAGACAATCTCGAGTTCTGGGGGGGGTCGTTCGCCGCCGATCCGAACGGCAATCTGCTGGCCAAGGCGGGTCACGACGAGGAAACCACGCTGATCGTCGAGTGTGATCGGGCACGGATCGACGTGGTGCGGACGCATTGGCCGTTCTTGCGCGATCGGCGGATCGACGCCTACGGCGGGCTGACCGAGCGCTACTTGGCTCCGCCGCCTTGGGAGGGCGCCGCCGCGCGGCGGACGCACGAGCGATGA
- a CDS encoding DUF1926 domain-containing protein, which translates to MSHSIRFVLALHNHQPIGNFDGVIEAAYQDSYRPFLDVFERFTDLRIALHTSGSLMEWLDAHHPEYVDRLATLAAAGRVEIIGGAFYEPILTMLPRRDRIGQVRRYTRWLESRIGARIRGIWVPERVWEQSLVSDLAEAGIEYTCLDDFHFKNAGLVEEQLHGYYLTEDEGLLLKVFPGSERLRYIIPFADPQATIDYLGELAAQHPQAVAVFADDGEKFGTWPGTKQHIYDNGWLVRFFEALSANREWIHTTTLSEVIDQTPPAGKVYLPDGSYREMTEWALPADRLMEFERLRHDHEHEGLWQTCKSFIRGGGFWRNFKVKYPEADEMYARMLMISRRLEAAEADQELSGTNGIDPFDAARQELYRGQCNCSYWHGAFGGIYLPHLRNAVYNHLIAADNLLESAMGRQGPWVEMTAGDYNLDARQEVALANDRLVALVAPTRGGQLYELDVRSICHNLGATLTRRPEAYHQKVLAGASAADGEVASIHDRVVFKQEGLQDRVQYDAFPRKSLLDHFYDADVSLAAVAAGHAQERGDFVDGVYEARLRRNPDRVQLQMARLGQVYDHSVRLIKSVTLSAGGNVLEIGYQLEGLPAGQPLHLALEFNFAGLPDGADDRFFHDGAGGRLGQLGRQLDLCNVSALGLTDQWLGIDVLLTASRPTHFWTFPIQTVSQSEGGFELVHQSVAVLPHWQALADDHGRWAVSLQLTIDTSLAEGRMERNGALAATSG; encoded by the coding sequence ATGAGCCACTCGATTCGCTTTGTCTTGGCGTTACACAATCATCAGCCGATCGGCAATTTCGACGGCGTCATCGAAGCCGCTTACCAGGACAGCTACCGCCCGTTTCTCGACGTGTTCGAGCGGTTCACCGACCTGCGGATCGCGCTGCACACCAGCGGCTCGCTGATGGAGTGGCTCGACGCGCACCATCCGGAATACGTCGATCGGCTCGCGACGCTGGCCGCTGCGGGGCGCGTCGAAATCATTGGCGGCGCGTTCTACGAACCGATCCTGACCATGCTGCCGCGACGCGACCGCATCGGCCAGGTGCGGCGCTACACCCGCTGGCTCGAGTCGCGCATCGGCGCGCGGATCCGCGGCATCTGGGTGCCCGAACGCGTGTGGGAACAGTCGCTCGTCAGCGACCTCGCGGAAGCGGGCATCGAATACACCTGTCTCGACGACTTCCACTTCAAAAACGCCGGGCTGGTCGAAGAGCAATTGCACGGCTACTACCTGACCGAGGACGAGGGCCTGCTGCTCAAGGTGTTTCCGGGCAGCGAGCGGCTGCGCTACATCATTCCGTTCGCCGATCCGCAGGCGACGATCGATTACCTGGGCGAATTGGCGGCGCAGCATCCGCAAGCGGTGGCCGTGTTCGCCGACGACGGGGAGAAGTTCGGCACTTGGCCCGGTACCAAGCAGCACATTTACGACAACGGCTGGCTGGTGAGGTTCTTCGAGGCCTTGTCGGCCAATCGCGAATGGATTCACACCACGACTTTGTCCGAGGTGATCGACCAGACGCCGCCGGCGGGCAAGGTCTATCTACCCGACGGCAGCTACCGCGAGATGACCGAATGGGCCCTGCCGGCCGACCGGCTGATGGAATTCGAACGGCTCCGCCACGATCACGAGCACGAAGGCTTGTGGCAGACGTGCAAGTCGTTCATTCGCGGCGGCGGCTTCTGGCGCAACTTCAAGGTCAAGTATCCCGAAGCCGACGAGATGTATGCCCGGATGCTGATGATCAGCCGCCGGCTGGAAGCGGCCGAGGCCGATCAGGAGCTCTCGGGCACGAACGGCATCGACCCGTTCGACGCGGCACGACAAGAGCTGTACCGCGGCCAGTGCAACTGCAGCTACTGGCACGGCGCCTTCGGCGGCATTTACCTGCCCCATTTGCGCAACGCGGTCTACAACCACCTGATCGCCGCCGACAACCTGCTCGAATCCGCCATGGGTCGCCAAGGGCCGTGGGTCGAGATGACCGCCGGTGACTACAACCTCGACGCCCGGCAAGAGGTAGCGCTGGCCAACGACCGGCTCGTGGCGCTGGTGGCGCCGACGCGCGGGGGCCAGCTCTACGAACTCGACGTCCGGTCGATCTGCCATAACCTGGGCGCCACCTTGACGCGGCGGCCCGAGGCCTATCACCAGAAGGTGCTGGCCGGCGCCTCCGCGGCCGATGGCGAGGTGGCCAGCATTCACGACCGCGTCGTGTTCAAGCAGGAAGGCCTGCAAGATCGCGTGCAGTACGACGCCTTCCCGCGCAAAAGCCTGCTCGATCACTTTTACGATGCCGACGTGTCGCTCGCGGCCGTCGCGGCCGGACATGCGCAGGAGCGGGGCGATTTTGTCGACGGCGTGTACGAAGCCCGGCTGCGGCGCAATCCCGACCGCGTGCAACTGCAGATGGCCCGGCTCGGCCAGGTGTACGACCACTCGGTGCGGCTGATCAAGAGCGTCACGCTGAGTGCCGGCGGCAACGTGCTGGAGATCGGCTATCAGCTCGAGGGGCTGCCGGCCGGTCAGCCGCTGCACTTGGCGCTGGAGTTCAACTTCGCCGGTCTGCCGGACGGGGCCGACGATCGGTTTTTCCACGACGGAGCAGGCGGCCGCTTGGGCCAACTGGGCCGGCAGCTCGATCTGTGCAACGTGTCCGCGCTGGGCCTGACCGATCAGTGGCTGGGGATCGACGTGCTACTCACCGCCTCGCGGCCGACGCACTTCTGGACGTTCCCGATCCAGACCGTCAGCCAATCGGAAGGCGGCTTCGAGCTGGTCCATCAATCGGTGGCCGTGCTGCCGCACTGGCAAGCGCTGGCCGACGATCACGGACGCTGGGCCGTCTCGCTGCAACTGACGATCGACACGAGCCTGGCCGAAGGCCGTATGGAGCGCAACGGCGCCTTGGCGGCAACGTCGGGCTGA
- a CDS encoding HEAT repeat domain-containing protein, whose translation MNADRVEWTVDDLARFDQLPVDERRAALQRVRWWRTAPNDDVVRLLTTLAARPALRSPLWTPLVENLVEGLQNAQPSLAPETAAGLADLVLVQPLGPVLVDRIFALLARRGAQAAFPRLLAGLTQPELAVAVLDLANELVRRGLANEHPAADRFDVLIVLLGATADRLDRVAESPAEYATDARALKRLVDDGVALASALCYALALIGRPQAEAALRKALALPHRRLQAEAAHALARIGQPDGVARLVELAADPAARTRVLHYLAELDETERVPAELRTPAARAVGELAAWLALPQRFGMAPQSLEVLDERTWFWPGYEQQQTCWLVRYEYRLPGVARSGVGIVGPLTAALDADLLDLSPEDIYAAYAGSDVEHAELVLEPAATARASLRATAARLEQSPALAEYSGLEPVCIGSCFGDVAAVFLARRSETQGTLLVADDAGGADHLQWYPHTGHARPIGPQLAWAIFVGRKLLRTFNPAQDS comes from the coding sequence ATGAACGCCGATCGCGTGGAGTGGACCGTCGACGACCTGGCGCGCTTCGACCAATTGCCGGTCGACGAGCGCCGCGCCGCGCTCCAGCGCGTGCGCTGGTGGCGCACCGCGCCTAACGACGATGTGGTCCGGCTGTTGACGACGCTAGCAGCGCGGCCCGCGCTGCGCTCGCCACTGTGGACGCCACTGGTAGAGAATCTCGTCGAAGGCTTGCAAAATGCTCAGCCGTCACTGGCGCCGGAGACGGCCGCAGGCCTGGCCGATTTGGTGCTGGTCCAGCCGCTCGGGCCGGTGCTGGTTGACCGGATCTTCGCCCTGTTGGCCCGGCGCGGCGCGCAAGCGGCGTTTCCGCGGCTGTTGGCTGGCCTGACGCAGCCGGAATTGGCCGTCGCGGTGCTCGATCTGGCCAACGAGCTGGTGCGGCGCGGGCTCGCTAACGAGCATCCAGCCGCGGACCGGTTCGATGTCTTGATCGTGCTCCTAGGTGCCACGGCCGATCGCCTGGATCGCGTCGCCGAATCGCCCGCGGAATACGCCACCGACGCCCGAGCGCTCAAGCGGCTGGTCGACGATGGCGTCGCCCTTGCGTCGGCGTTGTGCTATGCGCTGGCGCTCATCGGCCGGCCACAGGCCGAGGCTGCGCTGCGCAAGGCGCTCGCGCTGCCGCATCGCCGCCTGCAGGCCGAGGCCGCACACGCCTTGGCGCGCATCGGGCAGCCCGACGGCGTCGCTCGCCTCGTCGAGCTGGCAGCCGATCCGGCCGCGCGGACGAGAGTCCTGCACTACCTGGCCGAACTGGACGAAACCGAGCGCGTGCCCGCCGAGCTGCGCACGCCGGCGGCCCGGGCCGTCGGCGAGTTGGCGGCTTGGTTGGCGCTGCCGCAACGCTTTGGGATGGCGCCGCAATCGCTCGAAGTGCTCGACGAGCGCACGTGGTTCTGGCCCGGCTACGAGCAGCAACAAACGTGCTGGCTGGTGCGCTACGAGTACCGCTTGCCGGGCGTCGCGCGTTCAGGCGTCGGCATCGTGGGCCCGTTGACGGCCGCGCTCGATGCCGATCTGCTCGATCTCTCGCCCGAGGACATCTACGCGGCCTATGCCGGCAGCGACGTCGAACATGCCGAACTGGTGCTCGAACCCGCCGCCACGGCCCGCGCTTCGCTACGAGCCACGGCGGCGCGGCTCGAGCAGAGTCCGGCACTGGCCGAATACTCCGGCCTCGAGCCGGTGTGCATCGGCAGTTGTTTTGGTGACGTGGCCGCCGTGTTCTTGGCCCGGCGGAGTGAGACGCAGGGCACCTTGCTGGTGGCCGATGATGCCGGCGGCGCGGACCATCTCCAGTGGTATCCGCACACGGGCCACGCGCGACCGATCGGTCCCCAACTGGCCTGGGCGATCTTCGTCGGCCGCAAGCTGTTGCGCACCTTCAACCCCGCGCAAGATTCCTAG
- the bioD gene encoding dethiobiotin synthase, protein MRKPPPGLFITGNDTDVGKTYVAALIAQELRRRGQRVGVYKPVASGCYWQDEQLISGDALKLWEAAGRPGALAQVCPQRFEAALAPHLAARREGREIDVPLLVAGRDAWCDDYDVVLVEGAGGLMSPLSDELFVADLAEALGYPLVVVARNAVGVINQALLTLIAAVSYGEGLAVAGLVLNEPQAALDAASRAEHREELAARAVPPILAEVHHGAGSLDREVDWLALADWKPPAK, encoded by the coding sequence ATGCGCAAACCGCCACCGGGCCTGTTCATTACCGGCAATGATACCGACGTCGGCAAGACCTACGTCGCGGCCCTGATCGCACAGGAGCTGCGCCGCCGGGGCCAGCGCGTGGGCGTTTACAAGCCGGTCGCGAGCGGTTGCTACTGGCAGGATGAGCAACTCATCTCCGGCGATGCCCTGAAGCTGTGGGAAGCGGCCGGGCGGCCAGGCGCCTTGGCGCAGGTCTGTCCGCAGCGTTTCGAGGCGGCGCTGGCCCCGCACCTCGCCGCACGACGCGAGGGCCGCGAGATCGACGTGCCGCTACTCGTGGCGGGGCGCGACGCCTGGTGCGACGACTACGACGTCGTCCTGGTCGAAGGCGCAGGCGGGCTGATGTCGCCCCTGTCCGACGAGTTGTTCGTCGCCGACCTCGCCGAGGCCCTGGGCTACCCGCTCGTCGTCGTGGCCCGCAACGCGGTCGGCGTGATCAACCAGGCCTTGCTCACGTTGATCGCGGCCGTCAGCTACGGCGAGGGCTTGGCCGTGGCGGGCCTGGTGCTGAACGAGCCGCAGGCCGCGCTCGATGCGGCGTCGCGCGCGGAACATCGCGAAGAACTCGCGGCCCGTGCCGTGCCGCCGATCCTGGCCGAAGTCCATCACGGCGCAGGCAGCCTCGATCGCGAGGTCGACTGGCTTGCCTTGGCCGACTGGAAACCGCCGGCGAAGTGA
- a CDS encoding agmatine deiminase family protein — MSSRRLPAPRPGSPGALGYRMPAEWEPHAATWLSWPHNRDSWPGKFEPVPAIWAQLVRTLAEHEPVHVLAGRPAVMAEARRMVGDVPNVALHDIRTNDAWTRDHGPTFLVGPTGASPALVDWQYNAWGGKYPPFDDDNRVPEQIAPLVGYRRYVADIVLEGGAIDSNGAGTILTTEQCLLNPNRNPTRSREEIEQYLADFLGAKQALWLAQGIEGDDTDGHIDELARFVDARTVVAMIEPDPADANHEPLAHNLSRLEAMTDERGRPLEVVTLRMPAPMYHNDQRLPGSYANFYIANGLVIVPQYDDPADAEALATLGRLFADRRVVGLPARDLAWGLGAYHCITQQQPRQP, encoded by the coding sequence ATGAGCAGCCGCCGACTTCCCGCGCCCCGGCCCGGCTCGCCGGGCGCCTTGGGCTATCGCATGCCGGCCGAGTGGGAACCGCACGCCGCGACGTGGCTCTCCTGGCCGCACAATCGCGACTCGTGGCCGGGCAAATTTGAGCCGGTTCCGGCCATCTGGGCGCAATTGGTGCGCACCTTGGCCGAACACGAGCCGGTGCACGTCTTGGCCGGCCGACCGGCGGTCATGGCCGAGGCCCGCCGGATGGTGGGCGATGTGCCCAACGTCGCCTTGCACGATATTCGCACCAACGATGCCTGGACGCGCGACCATGGACCGACGTTTCTCGTCGGCCCGACGGGCGCGTCGCCGGCCTTGGTCGACTGGCAATACAACGCCTGGGGTGGCAAGTATCCCCCGTTCGATGACGACAATCGGGTGCCCGAGCAGATCGCCCCGCTGGTCGGCTACCGGCGGTACGTGGCCGACATCGTGCTCGAAGGCGGCGCGATCGACTCGAACGGTGCCGGGACGATCCTCACGACCGAGCAGTGCCTGCTGAATCCCAACCGCAACCCGACGCGCAGCCGCGAAGAGATCGAGCAGTACCTGGCCGACTTCCTGGGCGCCAAACAGGCGCTGTGGCTGGCTCAAGGCATTGAAGGGGACGATACCGACGGCCACATCGACGAGCTGGCGCGGTTTGTCGATGCACGTACCGTCGTGGCGATGATCGAGCCGGATCCTGCGGACGCCAATCACGAACCGCTCGCGCACAACCTGTCGCGGTTGGAGGCGATGACCGACGAACGCGGCCGGCCGCTGGAGGTCGTCACGCTGCGGATGCCTGCGCCGATGTATCACAACGACCAGCGCCTGCCGGGCAGCTATGCGAACTTTTACATCGCCAACGGGCTGGTGATCGTGCCGCAATACGACGACCCGGCCGACGCCGAGGCGCTGGCGACCCTGGGCCGGCTGTTTGCCGATCGGCGCGTGGTGGGCCTGCCGGCCCGCGATCTGGCCTGGGGGCTGGGCGCCTATCACTGCATCACGCAGCAACAGCCGCGGCAGCCTTGA
- the glgA gene encoding glycogen synthase GlgA: protein MNVLLATAEAVPFAKTGGLGDVCGALPRALARLGENTAVILPAYRSALKSGQALNSVGSEFAIPIGSKQVVGSLLESRLPGTNVPVYLVRQDHYFDRPEIYREQGVDYIDNCERSVFFCRAVLETIRQLELRVDVLHCNDWTTGLLPALLKTEYRGVPHFEHLVSLMTIHNLAYQGTFWHWDMALTGLDWKYFNWQQMEFYGQLNLLKTGLAFADAINTVSPRYAEEIQSAPLGCGLEGLLQHRREVVSGILNGCDYDEWNPATDAHLPERFDVNSYAVGKARCKQALQEELGLPVDPRVPLVAFVGRLSDQKGIDLVEAVIKDWVQHSDVQWAILGTGEPTYHERFALLADRHPHRVAVRLMFSEPLAHRIEAGADLFLMPSRYEPCGLNQMYSLRYGTVPVVRATGGLADTITDATDAALADGTANGFSFQEYSPLALSEKLRHAVTLRETQPEVWGRLLETGMRQDWSWDRSARQYVELYEKMLARQRQAVLN from the coding sequence ATGAACGTCCTCCTGGCAACGGCCGAGGCGGTCCCTTTCGCCAAAACGGGCGGTCTGGGAGATGTCTGCGGGGCATTGCCGCGGGCCTTGGCCAGGCTGGGAGAGAATACGGCCGTCATCCTGCCGGCTTACCGCAGCGCCTTGAAGAGCGGACAGGCCCTCAACTCGGTGGGCAGCGAGTTCGCCATTCCCATTGGTTCGAAGCAGGTCGTGGGGAGCCTGCTCGAGAGCCGTTTGCCGGGCACCAACGTGCCGGTCTATTTGGTTCGCCAGGACCACTATTTCGACCGGCCTGAGATCTATCGCGAGCAGGGTGTCGACTACATCGACAACTGCGAACGCAGCGTGTTCTTCTGCCGCGCGGTCCTCGAGACGATTCGCCAGCTCGAATTGCGCGTCGACGTGCTCCATTGCAACGACTGGACCACGGGCCTGCTGCCCGCGCTGCTCAAGACCGAGTATCGCGGCGTGCCGCATTTCGAACATCTCGTCTCGCTGATGACGATTCACAACCTGGCCTACCAGGGCACGTTCTGGCACTGGGATATGGCGCTCACGGGCCTCGACTGGAAATACTTCAACTGGCAACAGATGGAGTTCTACGGGCAGCTCAACCTGCTGAAGACGGGTCTGGCCTTTGCCGACGCAATCAACACGGTGAGCCCGCGCTACGCGGAAGAAATACAAAGCGCACCGCTGGGTTGCGGGCTGGAAGGCTTGCTGCAACACCGGCGCGAGGTCGTCTCGGGCATCCTCAACGGCTGCGACTACGACGAATGGAACCCCGCGACCGACGCGCATTTGCCGGAGCGTTTCGACGTGAACAGCTATGCCGTGGGCAAGGCCCGTTGCAAACAGGCCCTGCAAGAGGAGCTCGGCCTGCCCGTCGATCCGCGCGTGCCGCTGGTGGCATTCGTCGGGCGTCTGAGCGACCAGAAGGGCATCGACCTGGTCGAAGCCGTGATCAAGGATTGGGTGCAGCACAGCGACGTGCAGTGGGCCATCCTGGGCACGGGCGAACCGACCTATCACGAGCGCTTTGCCCTGCTGGCCGATCGGCATCCGCACCGAGTGGCCGTACGGCTGATGTTCTCCGAGCCACTCGCGCATCGCATCGAGGCGGGTGCCGACTTGTTTCTCATGCCGAGCCGATATGAGCCGTGCGGGCTCAACCAGATGTACAGCCTGCGCTACGGTACGGTACCCGTCGTGCGGGCCACCGGCGGGCTGGCCGACACGATCACCGACGCGACCGATGCGGCGCTCGCCGACGGCACGGCCAACGGGTTCAGCTTCCAGGAATACAGCCCCTTGGCACTGAGCGAAAAACTTCGCCACGCGGTGACCCTGCGCGAGACCCAACCCGAGGTCTGGGGCCGGCTGCTGGAGACGGGCATGCGCCAGGATTGGTCGTGGGACCGGAGTGCCCGGCAGTATGTCGAGCTGTACGAAAAGATGCTTGCCCGGCAGCGACAGGCAGTGCTGAATTGA
- a CDS encoding pyridoxal phosphate-dependent aminotransferase, which produces MRPPISRRVAALEPSATLAMAAKAKELKAAGRTVYDFSVGEPDFTTPRHICEAATAAMAAGHTHYTVASGIPELREAITKKYAAESGLKYTPSQVIVSNGAKHSLHNVFTVLLDPGDEVIIPAPYWVSYAELVRLTGATPVIVSTSEADSFKLTPAQLRAACNERTKALLLCSPSNPTGTMYSPDELGALADVVIERDLYVISDEIYDKLVYAPHKFASFPTVRPDLQQRTIVVNGVSKAYAMTGWRIGWTLSPAPIAKAMGDLQSQETSNAASISQYAALAALEGPQACVGEMLAEFVKRRDYVRQRIADLPGLSCPDMAGAFYAFINIREHLGRNYAGQPVNDSAAWCLELLAQQGVATVMGSAFGAEGYMRVSFATSLDQLAAGFDQIGKFLNSPR; this is translated from the coding sequence ATGCGCCCGCCCATTTCGCGTCGTGTCGCTGCGTTGGAACCCTCGGCCACGTTGGCCATGGCCGCCAAGGCCAAAGAGCTGAAGGCCGCTGGCCGCACGGTCTACGACTTCAGCGTGGGCGAACCCGACTTCACCACACCCCGGCACATTTGCGAGGCCGCCACGGCCGCGATGGCCGCCGGCCACACGCACTACACGGTCGCCAGCGGCATTCCCGAGCTGCGCGAGGCGATCACCAAGAAATACGCCGCCGAGTCGGGCCTGAAATACACCCCGTCTCAGGTGATCGTCTCCAACGGCGCCAAGCACTCGCTGCACAATGTGTTCACCGTCCTGCTCGACCCGGGCGACGAGGTGATCATTCCCGCGCCCTATTGGGTGAGCTATGCCGAGCTGGTGCGCCTGACGGGGGCGACGCCGGTCATCGTCTCGACGAGCGAGGCCGACTCGTTCAAGCTGACGCCGGCCCAGCTCCGCGCGGCCTGCAACGAGCGCACCAAGGCGCTGTTGCTTTGTTCGCCTTCGAACCCGACCGGCACGATGTATTCACCGGACGAGTTGGGGGCGCTGGCCGACGTGGTGATCGAGCGCGATCTGTACGTGATCAGCGACGAGATTTATGACAAGCTCGTCTATGCACCGCACAAGTTCGCCAGCTTTCCCACCGTGCGTCCCGACTTGCAGCAGCGCACGATCGTCGTCAATGGTGTGAGCAAGGCCTACGCGATGACCGGCTGGCGCATCGGCTGGACGTTGTCGCCCGCGCCGATCGCCAAGGCGATGGGCGACCTGCAAAGCCAGGAGACATCGAATGCGGCGAGCATCAGCCAGTACGCGGCGCTGGCGGCCCTCGAGGGCCCGCAGGCCTGCGTCGGCGAGATGCTGGCCGAGTTCGTCAAGCGGCGCGACTACGTGCGCCAGCGGATCGCCGATCTGCCAGGCCTGAGTTGCCCCGACATGGCCGGGGCGTTTTACGCCTTCATCAACATCCGCGAGCACTTGGGTCGCAACTACGCCGGTCAGCCGGTCAACGACTCGGCCGCGTGGTGCTTGGAGCTGCTGGCGCAACAGGGCGTGGCCACGGTGATGGGCTCGGCCTTCGGCGCCGAAGGCTATATGCGGGTCTCCTTCGCCACGAGCCTCGACCAGTTGGCCGCCGGCTTCGACCAGATCGGCAAGTTTCTCAACTCGCCGCGGTAA
- a CDS encoding DEAD/DEAH box helicase codes for MLAAVAQANYLAPTPIQAGLIPLAVAGRDVLGQARTGTGKTAAFVIPILERVDPKRAAGAPQALVLVPTRELAVQVREEVVKLAHGRRLHCVPLYGGKPIRGQIEKLSRGAEIVVGTPGRVLDHMSRQTLKLDQLKIVVLDEADRMLDIGFRPDIEKILRRCPRERQTLLLSATVPPAVERLSTRYMHDHETLNFSPKEVSVDTIEQFYFTVDPERKFELLVKLMRREQPQQAIVFCRTKRGTQRIFQNLSKKFEGVECMHGDLAQSARDRTMLRFREGKVKYLVATDVVGRGIDVSSISHIVNYDIPEFCDDYVHRVGRTGRMGREGVAYTFVAPDEGAELTRIEIRINRLLKRDHLEGFEHQAAMPAADKQPAGAAPAAAPQPEEPAAPKPAPLPGGRTRRYRRAL; via the coding sequence ATGCTCGCCGCCGTGGCCCAGGCCAACTATCTCGCGCCGACCCCCATTCAAGCCGGCCTGATTCCCTTGGCCGTGGCGGGGCGCGACGTGCTCGGGCAGGCGCGCACCGGCACCGGTAAGACCGCGGCCTTCGTGATTCCGATCCTCGAACGGGTCGATCCCAAGCGTGCCGCCGGCGCCCCGCAAGCGCTGGTGCTCGTGCCGACACGCGAGCTGGCCGTGCAGGTCCGCGAAGAGGTCGTCAAGCTAGCACACGGCCGGCGGCTACACTGCGTGCCGCTCTACGGCGGCAAGCCGATCCGCGGGCAGATCGAGAAGCTGAGCCGCGGTGCCGAAATCGTGGTCGGCACTCCGGGACGCGTGCTCGATCACATGAGCCGGCAGACGCTCAAGCTCGATCAGCTCAAGATCGTAGTACTCGACGAGGCCGACCGGATGCTCGACATCGGCTTCCGGCCCGACATCGAGAAGATTCTGCGGCGCTGTCCGCGCGAGCGGCAGACGCTGCTCTTGTCGGCCACCGTTCCGCCGGCGGTCGAGCGGCTCTCGACGCGGTACATGCACGACCACGAGACGCTCAATTTTTCGCCCAAAGAGGTCTCGGTCGACACGATCGAGCAGTTCTATTTCACGGTCGATCCCGAGCGGAAATTCGAGCTGCTGGTCAAGCTCATGCGCCGCGAGCAGCCGCAACAGGCCATCGTGTTTTGCCGGACCAAGCGCGGCACCCAGCGGATCTTTCAGAACCTTTCCAAGAAGTTCGAGGGCGTCGAATGCATGCATGGCGATCTGGCGCAAAGCGCCCGTGATCGGACCATGCTGCGGTTCCGCGAGGGTAAGGTTAAATACCTCGTCGCGACCGACGTAGTCGGCCGCGGCATCGACGTCTCGAGCATCTCGCACATCGTCAACTACGACATCCCCGAGTTTTGCGACGACTACGTCCACCGTGTCGGCCGCACGGGCCGGATGGGCCGAGAAGGCGTGGCCTACACCTTTGTCGCCCCCGACGAGGGCGCCGAGCTGACCAGGATCGAGATTCGCATCAACCGGCTGCTGAAGCGCGATCACCTTGAAGGCTTCGAGCATCAGGCGGCCATGCCGGCCGCCGACAAGCAGCCCGCCGGCGCCGCGCCGGCTGCGGCGCCGCAGCCCGAAGAACCGGCGGCCCCGAAACCGGCCCCCTTACCGGGCGGCCGCACCCGGCGATATCGCCGGGCCCTCTGA